The window GGATGATTTGAATAGCTTAGTTTCTATCTtaaatttttgaactttaagGAGAAAtgttcttactttttcttcttttggtaatttttcgagtttccaGTTAGTGTATTTGAGTTGCATGTGGTGGATTTTCCATGGAAACAGTGGCCGGAGCTGAAGGGGTTGATGAAACCCTGTTCGAGGATCGTGGGGTTGGGAAGACCTCCCCCTCAACTTCACCCACGAAGCACGTTTCAGACCCAGTTGTCTATAAGCTCGTCCGGGTAATTGATCTCCTGGCCATTCTCATATTAGATATTTTTCAACAAGTTATCATATTTGTGGCTGCACTTGGTGTTTGGGTatcctttttattatttcacCAATGTTATTATGCGAATGCCTGCAGTAATGTTACACTGTTTGGTACTCTCGGATGGCTTAGATGGTAATGCTAAGTGGAGTCGCAGACATGCTGTGCTAGGAGTATGTGCCATCTCAAAGCAGTAACTGGCTAAACTTGTCAACTCTCAGTAGACATTCCATGTCTGCAGAAGTTGATGGGGACCAAAAGCAATTACCtttgattaatttttgtaatccataaaaaaaaaaaaaaaaaaaaattcaatgtagCAAAGCTGACCTCTTATTGGCTCTGTTTATATATTGGCTGAGATTGTTATCTACAGCTGTTATCTTAGATTAGTGTTTGGCAACCCTTTTCAGGTTAAAGTTTATTGTATTCATGAATGGAATTTGGTATAGTTGATTTAGAAGGCTAATCTAGTGCAGTTAAATATCTCAACTgacattttcatgaaaatggtGGCAATTATATGCTCAGAATTTGGTTTCTTGATTCCTCAACTGGAGGAGCAAATGGCTATCGTAATTGATGCATTTGAAGTAGACATTCGAATGGATGCTTGGTCATTTGGAATCAAATTTTGTTACTACCATCCATGACCTGCATACTGAGGCTAAAATTATCATCATATTTGGGTTATAGTGGTGGTAATTGCCAATGGTATCTCTGATCTGCCAATGACGACCAGTGAGGGGTGTGCACCCCATTTTTGTTTAAATCAAACCAGAACCACATTAGATAGAAGTTGAGAAACCAACAAACAAAACTGACTAGAATGTAAGTttagtttgctttgcttttcatttGCTTTCAAAATACCTTTTTCTGTCTTATCTTTATGAACTGTAATTCACATATCGTCAATTACAGATTCGAACATGAATAAAGATGCCATATGGAGTCATCAGTTGGCACGTCAATATTgaattaaaagaattttcttttctgcttttcaAACAAAACTCAACCAGCGAACTAGCAAATCAAATTTTCTGACCTGGGTCATTGAATTTGGAGATATAaggttttagttttttttccattgtttaTCTTGCACAGCAAGACTTCTTCTGCTTCAACCTTATTATCTTTAATGATTGTCAATTATCTGATCAAGGATACGCCTAACCTGACCTTCGGAAAGTTTCATAGGTCCGTTTTACGAATTGAATGAAGCAAATCAATTTGGTTCTGCACAAACTTAAAATTGCATAAGCAATGAGGTTAATCTGAAACTGTGGAAACTTGTTCAATTGGGATAATTTTAGTAGCAATCCCAATCATATTTTTATAGGCAAATTATCCAATGGTAGGCATGCTGGGTGACCTCTATGGAGTAtctttggttttctttgtcCATGAAGCAATTCCTTCTGATGGAAGAAAGGAGGTGGCACAAGATTACCTCTGTGGGTATCGTGTTATGTAGCTCTCACCAAATCTATTGCAAAGATTTTCGTTTTTCTATTGCATTGCCATCTTAAACTTTCTTTCAGATCATTCTTATCATTAGTTTATTTGATCTTAGGTGGAAGGTGATGGGACACTAGTGCCTGCAACAGATGATGAATTCATGGAGGTTGTGGATCTGATCAACGATAACCCCAATAAAATGCATATTGTTGAAGAGCCTGGGCAGGCCGTGGGAATTTCCATGGAGGATTCTTCCTCTGGCAAATCTCTGTCGGAGCTATCAGGTTTGTAGCCATTTGTTGATATTGTCTTCACCACCAGCACAGTCAATGGAGTGTCAGCATCCAAAACCCTATTGCTTCTTCATAGCTCATGATAATACATGGAAAATGATCATGCTCTAcatgatttaaaaaagaaaagttgtgcGTCTAGTGCCTGAATATCTGTTTGTAATTCCCTTCATTCATTTCTTCCCCATGTACTCATTATGCATTGAATTAGTCAATTTCACTGAATATGGGAAGCTTCGTTCAACCTTCATGCTTTCTGCTTTTTTTGGGATTGGCATTCGTGATGTCATGATCACAGCAAATAAAAGGatcatcatttttcattcatttttttctttttcatacaGAGTAGTATCAGTAGGttcttttgcttattttctAAACCTGCAGTTTACAGTGACATgtaacattctttcttgattGCAGTGGTTTTTTATTAATGTGGGCTTCTGCAACTTACTGGATAGTTAACATCTAGTTAGACATGACTGGATACTAATATCAGAACGTAATGTTTGTGGCATATGTAGTTGGTTCTATTCCATCTCACTGGTTGTTTTCGCAGGTTTTTCCAAGTTTGAGGATGTGTATGCTGATGCAGAGAATTTGGAATCATCAATTCAGGTAGTGatttgtttgatctttttttattaCAGATTGTGCGATCAGAGACTGGAGGGAACAGTGTAATACTACTAAGTCACTCTTATATGCTAGTACTATGTTGTGTATCCTCCAGAAGTATGCCACTAGTTATTTCAGATGTAATGATCATCATATTTTCCCAGATGTTATATTCCTCTAGTTCTTTTTCATAGTGTGTGATGCCTGCTACTAGTTTGCTCTCTTTCACAGCAAATGGTCGATGTTGAAGCCGGAATGGTAATGTTAAATATAGCTCCATGATACTCAATGTGATTGTCTACAAATTTAGAGCGCACTATTGGGTTTCTTACTATAATCTTATTGTGCTCATTGAGCAAATACAGTTTATGTCCTAGTAGAATGAAATTTATTATCTTGACAGCATATAAACATAGAGCTCTCCCTGGGTGGGTTTAGTATCTGTGGCTTTCCTTGCGAAGCTTATTTCTCTGAATGTGTGACAACCCCTGTTTTTCCGAGTTGGTGTAGTTGGATTCATGTAGGTGGTATCTTGACTATAGTCCCTGCTTTTTCTACCCTACTGGAATAGAATTTCTGCTTATGCTACAAATCTTTTGATAGTTTTTCCACAACTGAAATTGGGCCGGCAGTAATTTCGTGAGAGTATAGTTTACCTGTTATTGATTAGAAGCtcctttttgatattttaatgcAGGAAACTGCTGCTCCTGTAGCTCCAAGTTCGGACATGGATCAGATGAAACAATCTTTAGATGCTGCAGAATGCTCAAAATCTCCTGATCAAATAAGAGAAAGTGAGTCGTCATGTGCTGCTACCAGCTTGCTGCctgatttttcgaaattaaaggGAGAAATCTGCCTAGATAATCTATCTATCAGAGAACTACATGATACTTTTAGAGCTACCTTTGGGCGAGTGACTACTGCCAAAGACAAGACGTGGCTAAAAAGAAGAATTGCCATGGGATTGACCAACTCTTGTGATGTTCCAAGTACAAGTTTTGTCATAAAAGAGAACCAAATTCTGAAACTTGGCGAAGAAGAGAACTCCAACAATGTTAATTGTGCTGTCGAGACTGATCAGGATGTTGTGGCAATAAATGACCAACACACAGACTCGGACAATTCTCAGAAAAAGCAGTTGGAAGATTGTCAAATAATTTCTGGTAAGAGATTAAGAAACTATGGGCCTATTGAGGATTCTCAGCCAGAAGTTCTAAGTCGTGAGCAGAAATCTGTCAAGAGATTACGGAAGCCTACAAGGAGGTATATTGAAGAAGTTTCTGAAGTTGAACATCATGAGCCTACTGGGAGGTCGGTAATTCCAGCTAAAAGCTGTGGATGGGATTCTCCAAAATCTGGTGATAGACCTGCCAAAAATGTCTCTCCTGATAGGAGAACTTATGTCACAAGGCTGGATTCTGTTGCCGGTCTACGGGTCCCATGCATTTCTCGGATCAGAAGAAGCCGTCCCCGTAAAGATATTATGGCTCTCGTGGTAATTTGCGGACTCTTATTCTTTTAAGTTACAGTCAGTGTGATATCTTTGGGATCGTACACTTAATATCTTATCTGTTAGCGGGTGTTTTCTTTGTAGAATTACATTTCATTTGAGAATGTACAAAAGGCTTATAAGAGGAAGTAAGGGGAAATTCTTTGAGTGGGAACATTTTACTACCTTGTCTTATCATTTACATGGAGCCATTAGCAGGGATTGAAATTATTCTAATTGATGCAATCCCTGATGCTTCTTTTGCCTGTACTCGGTAGGGACTTTATCATAGTAGTGGGGGCATGTCTGGGAAATTGGTGAGCAAGACCTCTCGAACGAGTTCTGATCCTAAAAAGATACAGCACCAAGTAAGATTAGACTTTTTGTTTTCATGTTATGCATTAAAATCTTGTATATGGACTTTGATTATCCGATCTTGAGAAGCAGACTTTCTGTTACTCGGTTTCTGAGTGATTCTTTCTATGTGGATtttggttgttgttgttgcttaTCTGCATGAGAACATTTAACTTCACTCTCATCTGTGTGGTGTCTGTGTTTCAATCTTGGAAGGCAGTAATGAAGTAGATCCTGTGGCAGAACTGGGGAGCTTTACTCAATGTGCGAGGAGGAAGCTGGCACAGCTGATACAgttctttaatattttttccccATCACTTCTCAACATTCGGCTTTTTAACTGTTAATATTAACATGAAAAATGGGATTAGGGTCGAGCCAGAAAAGGAGATTGGGATGTTAATAATACCAAAAAGATGTATGAATCTTTGTCATAGCCTTCCTGGTTGAGTATGTTTTTATATAGAACTTAGCACGTTATTGTCGAGAATCATTAAATGAAATGCAGAATCTTAGTCTGTCTTGGCTGTGGTCTCCCTCACATTAAGATGATAGAAGTCATGGACCACATTTGACATTGCTGGAGGTGCATAGTAAGATGATAATGGAAAAAATGGAAGTGTGAGCAGTAGACAATCTGCTGAGATTCAACATGTCAGTCttattcatgttcttgtttcctTGGAAGTTTTGTGTTTGGGGGACTCAGATTCTTTATGTGAGAGGATTTATTCACTCAGAGGAAACTAGCTTGGAGAATTTGGGATTCTTTTGATATGTAGAAAGATTGATGTTCTGTCAATGTAGATTGTGGTTCTGTTTCTGTTGGTtcaacaagatgaatgagaaggGCCTTTTGAGCTAATTCAGCATTCTTTCATTAGTCATTCTGTGCCATTTGTTTGTTGAGATGATCGTATCATATCTTGGTTTGATTTTTGAAGAATCCAATTAGTTAAATGCACTAGTTTGAGTCTCAATGGCCTGATTCCAGGGTATTGAGTTGGTGGAGAAGGATAACCAATGCATGACCATTGAGAGAGTTGAGCCTGAGCAGAATCTAGAGGCGAAGCACGGAGATTCATCGGGTGATGCATCGAAAGACAATATAGTTACTGTGCCAACAGCAAAAGGTGGAATAAGAAGGAAACATCATCGAGCTTGGACTATTGCAGAAGTGATGAGACTAGTAGAAGGCGTTTCAAGGTATGGAGCTGGGAGATGGTCTGAGATCAAACGGCTTGCTTTTGCATCCTATTCATACCGCACCTCTGTAGATCTTAAGGTATTTCATTTACTACCCTTGTGTCTGGTTTAAAAACTAGAGTACTCCTCTTATGGTCTCTTAAGACAAGAATGTGTTCTCTAGGACAAATGGAGAAACTTGCTGAAGGCTAGCTTTGCACCAGCACCTACAGATAAAGGGGTAAGCAATTTCTAGTTTTTTCCATGTCTTCCCAGTGTCTCACTTGTATGTGAGATTGGGGATTTGGGTTCGCTTACTATGTTTTCCACTTTCAGGTTTACCACGTGACCTGCTTTCTTTATGCATAGTTTTAGCAACACATGCGTATAGGCTTTTTTATCGGTCTACTTGCATCCAGAAACAGTTCAGTTATCAATTAACTTGTATGTTTTGTGTGAAAACTCCAGATGAATCCAAGGAAGCACGTGTCAGCACCGATTCCAGCTGCGATCTTGTTGCGGGTCAGAGAACTAGCCGAGCTGCATGCTCAGGCTTCACCAAATCTGAGCACGAGCAAATTAGTGGGTTGTGGTGGAAGTGTAAATGGGACCAGATCAGGTTACTTGTAGCTGTAAATAAGCAGATTTAGTTTGTCTAACTTTGAATAAAAACCACGCCCCAAAGTAACCGAAGTTCTCAGACTTTGAGCCGGCGCACTCAGATGGATCACCAGATGTAAGTATGTAACTGTTGGTCTCTCCTGATTTAGATGAGCAATCAAGCTTCAGCCGGTGGGTCAAACGTCGAGTTTGACGTGGGGTTTCGTCGGCTGTTAAGGTATCGACGCATGTGATCATAGGAACATTTCAGCTGCGGAGCTACATAAGCATGTAAATCTGTATTCTGTATGAAGAtgggagccaaaatactagggCTAGGCTTGAGAGACTTGAGACCTAGGcttttaccttttattttgtTGTGGCCTAGTATGGCATTAGCTAATAGTCTCTGACTGTTATGGTCACTTCTCTTCTCGGCGACCCAAATTAACGAGCTTAATTCTGCAAGAGCGTCCTTGATGATCCGTTTCTGAGCTTTGTCCACGTTGAGCACCAGTGTGTGAATACGATTCCGAGCATACTTCATTAGCAATTTATGGGAATCGATCGTTCAGTTTCAAAGAGAGTAATTAGAAATTCGTCTTctgaagggaaaagagagatgaTGCTTCCCCGAAGAGCATGGAAATGTCTACATATATGAGCCAAAAGGGGGTTTCATCTCATGTTTAAGTAACTGGATTTAGCTAGCATCTACACTTtgatattttcatgtaatttgaCTTCGAAGAAAGAATGCacaaattttccaaagaaaaaggtCATACAGGTAAAATGTGGAAGTTGCTATCAATTTTCCTTGGAAACAACGCTCGACGAGAAATCCTCAATTGGAATCGTGGTAATCAATTTTATCCTTCTCTTGCTATTTCTAAAATCCAAATACACAGTtcgttttcttttggttttttaggTCGTTGGAGGAAGAAGTAAATTTTCGTTTAAATTTTGATCTTTTAGATAAGGATCTCTacaacgataaaaaaaaaaatagcgatGGACATGATCATAGAGGTCAATTTATCTCGATACAAGCACGGTTTTCCCAGCCGAATCCCGCCTTGATGATGAGATCTTCTATAATGAGCTTCACCCGATCGAACGGTCCATATGAGTTGGGCTCCGATAGAACGGGTGCACCCGATTAGCTCTCTCCGGACTCCATTCAAGTACCTTCAAAAAAGCCCACGGCTACGGGTGTGGGAAACATGGGCGGGCCTCGGGTTAGAAAGACAGGCCTGATCAACGGGCCCAATCGGGTCGGCACTGGCCCATAGAGCTTACCCACCGAGACAGCCCAAGGGCCCTCCCAGGCCCGAAATGCTGGCTCGTCTGTTGCTggtccttctccttcttcactCCCGATTCTCCTTCCAAAGGCTACCCTCTCGTCGCCATCCATGCTCCGCAAAGTTTCGCTCCATTGACGACGCCTCGCGACTCAATTCCACCGACCTCGCCGAAGCGAAATCCGAGGCTGTAAAGGAACTGGAGGTACGCCGAATCTTCCCAGGCCATTGATTTTTACTGAGGACCCTACGAGCTTCGCTTGCTGCTTGATGATGCAAGCTGGTTGCTCGTTTTTGCTCCTCCTTCGATGGCTCCATAGTTTAGCGAATGTCTTCCGGCGAATGACGCCGCCATCGAGAGCCGTGATTGTTCCTCGGTTTTCTGCGATGTTCCGATTCTCGAGCACGTGTTTCTCTTTGATTCCGCAGATTGTGAGCTTTGAGCAGCAATGGGGATCATCGAGAGGATCAAAGAGATTGAAGCCGAGATGGCTCGGACGCAGAAGAACAAGGCCACAGGTTCGTGCTTTGTATTTTCTGCTCTATTGCGTGTGTACTGAAACCTGTCCATACGCGTGAATTTCGGatttatgaataatttgaaCTTTCGATTTCCGACTTAAGAGGAAGGGAAGTGTGTCCGATCGAACTCGATGTTCTTTTCGTCTGTCTCTTAACTTTGTTCGCATAAATTTATTGCCTTATCGGTTTGTGTTGTTGTCCATTTCCACACCGGAAATCTGCTGGTCATTGCATTGTTAGTAGGTCCTATTTATTGTTTGTTgtccttttcattaatttttacttttttgcgGAATGCACTTTGGAATGTGTGATTTAATTTTGCGATTTTAATGTGTAGAGTATCATCTTGGTCAGCTCAAGGCAAAGATAGCAAAGCTACGGACGCAGTTACTGGAGCCTCCAAAAGTATGATGATTTCTCTCTTCAGTTTCGGCTACACAGTACCGGAATCATTAAGATTTATTTAGCCCAGACTTCATGTAGAGCGGATAAGTAGAACCCAAGTTATCTTTCTTTACTGTTTATGAGTTTGATTTAGAAGTCGTACCAAACATGAATTCACTTTTGCAATTAACTTTACTTTCTGAACTCATTTGTTCTTgtcaatttccttcttttctgcTAGATTTACTTTGTTCTGTAGCTGGTTAGAGTCGGGTCATTTACTGATTGTCTTT of the Eucalyptus grandis isolate ANBG69807.140 chromosome 10, ASM1654582v1, whole genome shotgun sequence genome contains:
- the LOC104422992 gene encoding uncharacterized protein LOC104422992 isoform X1, with the translated sequence METVAGAEGVDETLFEDRGVGKTSPSTSPTKHVSDPVVYKLVRVEGDGTLVPATDDEFMEVVDLINDNPNKMHIVEEPGQAVGISMEDSSSGKSLSELSGFSKFEDVYADAENLESSIQETAAPVAPSSDMDQMKQSLDAAECSKSPDQIRESESSCAATSLLPDFSKLKGEICLDNLSIRELHDTFRATFGRVTTAKDKTWLKRRIAMGLTNSCDVPSTSFVIKENQILKLGEEENSNNVNCAVETDQDVVAINDQHTDSDNSQKKQLEDCQIISGKRLRNYGPIEDSQPEVLSREQKSVKRLRKPTRRYIEEVSEVEHHEPTGRSVIPAKSCGWDSPKSGDRPAKNVSPDRRTYVTRLDSVAGLRVPCISRIRRSRPRKDIMALVGLYHSSGGMSGKLVSKTSRTSSDPKKIQHQGIELVEKDNQCMTIERVEPEQNLEAKHGDSSGDASKDNIVTVPTAKGGIRRKHHRAWTIAEVMRLVEGVSRYGAGRWSEIKRLAFASYSYRTSVDLKDKWRNLLKASFAPAPTDKGMNPRKHVSAPIPAAILLRVRELAELHAQASPNLSTSKLVGCGGSVNGTRSGYL
- the LOC104422992 gene encoding uncharacterized protein LOC104422992 isoform X2, whose amino-acid sequence is METVAGAEGVDETLFEDRGVGKTSPSTSPTKHVSDPVVYKLVRVEGDGTLVPATDDEFMEVVDLINDNPNKMHIVEEPGQAVGISMEDSSSGKSLSELSGFSKFEDVYADAENLESSIQETAAPVAPSSDMDQMKQSLDAAECSKSPDQIRESESSCAATSLLPDFSKLKGEICLDNLSIRELHDTFRATFGRVTTAKDKTWLKRRIAMGLTNSCDVPSTSFVIKENQILKLGEEENSNNVNCAVETDQDVVAINDQHTDSDNSQKKQLEDCQIISGKRLRNYGPIEDSQPEVLSREQKSVKRLRKPTRRYIEEVSEVEHHEPTGRSVIPAKSCGWDSPKSGDRPAKNVSPDRRTYVTRLDSVAGLRVPCISRIRRSRPRKDIMALVGIELVEKDNQCMTIERVEPEQNLEAKHGDSSGDASKDNIVTVPTAKGGIRRKHHRAWTIAEVMRLVEGVSRYGAGRWSEIKRLAFASYSYRTSVDLKDKWRNLLKASFAPAPTDKGMNPRKHVSAPIPAAILLRVRELAELHAQASPNLSTSKLVGCGGSVNGTRSGYL